One genomic window of Psychrobacillus sp. INOP01 includes the following:
- a CDS encoding MoxR family ATPase yields MREQAQIDAIIENIEKVMIGKKNIAQLAVVALLAQGHVLLEDVPGVGKTMMVRALAKSIGADFKRIQFTPDLLPSDVLGVSIYNPKEMEFEFRPGPIIGNIVLADEINRTSPKTQSALLEGMEEASVTIDGVTIPIPKPFFVMATQNPIEHEGTYPLPEAQLDRFLLKLKMGYPHPSEEIEVLNRLEHASPIDTLVPVISLEELIQLQKRVKQVKVDETMKNYIVDLANRTRQDTYIYLGVSPRASIALMRASQGLAMLHGRDYVTPDDIQYLMPYVFGHRVILRPEARYDGISSEEVLARIVKRTPVPIKRKVSQ; encoded by the coding sequence ATGAGAGAACAAGCACAGATAGATGCAATTATTGAGAACATAGAAAAAGTAATGATTGGTAAAAAAAATATTGCCCAGCTCGCTGTAGTTGCATTATTGGCTCAAGGGCATGTGTTATTAGAGGATGTACCAGGTGTAGGGAAAACGATGATGGTACGAGCACTTGCCAAATCTATCGGAGCAGACTTTAAAAGAATCCAATTCACACCGGATTTATTACCTTCGGATGTATTAGGGGTATCTATTTACAATCCAAAGGAAATGGAATTTGAATTTAGACCAGGACCGATTATAGGAAATATTGTTCTTGCTGATGAAATCAATCGGACATCTCCTAAAACGCAATCTGCGCTTTTAGAAGGGATGGAGGAAGCTTCTGTTACGATTGATGGAGTGACGATACCAATTCCGAAGCCATTTTTTGTTATGGCAACACAAAATCCAATTGAACATGAAGGAACCTACCCGTTACCAGAGGCGCAGTTAGACCGGTTCTTATTAAAATTAAAGATGGGCTACCCACATCCGAGTGAAGAAATTGAAGTATTAAATAGATTAGAGCATGCGTCACCGATTGATACATTAGTGCCCGTCATTTCCTTAGAGGAATTGATCCAACTACAAAAACGAGTGAAACAAGTAAAAGTAGATGAAACGATGAAGAACTACATTGTTGACCTGGCTAATCGTACAAGACAAGATACATATATTTATCTAGGGGTTAGTCCTCGTGCATCTATTGCACTGATGCGCGCATCACAGGGGCTTGCCATGCTTCATGGTAGAGATTATGTTACTCCAGATGATATTCAGTATTTGATGCCTTATGTATTTGGACATCGTGTCATTTTACGCCCGGAAGCACGATATGATGGGATTTCTTCCGAAGAAGTGCTAGCTCGAATTGTGAAGCGAACACCGGTCCCTATTAAGAGGAAAGTAAGTCAATGA
- the nadE gene encoding ammonia-dependent NAD(+) synthetase — MSANQQEIIAELKVKPTIDVQKEIRISINFMKDYLKKHPFLTSMVLGISGGQDSTLVGKLAQLTIDELNKELGEEKYSFIAVSLPYGVQFDETDRQDALDFIKPSKRVTVNIKEAVDASDKALEEAGIVLSDFAKGNEKARERMKAQYSIAAMNNGVVLGTDHAAEAVTGFYTKYGDGGVDITPIFRLNKRQGKQLLKELGCPEHLYTKIPTADLEENRPALPDEVALGVTYEVIDDYLEGKTVSKESQEKIEGFYNRSMHKRHLPITIFDDFWK; from the coding sequence ATGTCAGCTAACCAACAAGAAATTATAGCGGAGTTAAAAGTGAAGCCGACCATTGATGTACAAAAAGAAATACGTATTAGTATTAATTTTATGAAGGACTATTTAAAGAAACATCCATTTTTGACAAGTATGGTTTTAGGTATTTCTGGTGGTCAGGATTCTACGTTAGTTGGTAAACTTGCACAGCTTACAATAGACGAATTAAATAAAGAGCTTGGTGAGGAAAAATATTCATTTATAGCAGTAAGTTTACCGTATGGTGTTCAATTTGATGAAACAGATCGTCAGGATGCACTGGATTTCATAAAGCCGAGTAAACGTGTGACGGTCAACATAAAAGAAGCGGTAGATGCTAGCGATAAGGCTTTAGAAGAAGCAGGTATCGTCCTATCTGATTTTGCTAAAGGAAATGAAAAGGCACGAGAGCGAATGAAAGCCCAATACTCTATTGCAGCTATGAATAATGGGGTCGTTCTTGGTACGGATCATGCAGCTGAGGCTGTAACTGGTTTCTATACAAAATACGGGGATGGTGGGGTGGATATCACCCCAATCTTCCGTTTAAACAAGCGGCAGGGTAAGCAATTATTGAAGGAATTAGGTTGTCCTGAGCATCTTTATACGAAAATCCCTACTGCTGATTTGGAAGAAAACAGACCTGCACTACCAGATGAAGTAGCGCTTGGCGTAACATATGAAGTAATTGATGATTATTTAGAGGGTAAAACGGTATCGAAGGAATCTCAAGAAAAAATTGAAGGATTTTATAACAGATCCATGCATAAGCGTCATTTGCCAATCACCATTTTTGATGACTTTTGGAAATAA
- a CDS encoding nicotinate phosphoribosyltransferase, translating into MKKHYPDDGLALHTDLYQINMVEAYWADNMHERKAVFELFFRKLPFGNGYGIFAGLERCLDYLRNFHFTDSDLAYLQDELGYREDFIAYLRTVRFTGNVYSMVEGELVFPNEPIIRIESTLAEAQLVETALLNIVNYQTLIATKGSRIKQVIKDEVAMEFGSRRAQEMDAAIWGTRAAYIGGIDGTSNVRAGKMFGIPVTGTHAHSLVQAYKDEYEAFHSYAKRHKDCVFLVDTYNTLKTGVPTAIKVAKELGDKINFIGIRLDSGDISFLSKEARKMLDKAGFHDAKIVVSNDLDEYTILNLKAQGAKVDSWGIGTKLITAYDQPALGAVYKIVSIENEAGVMEDTIKISSTTEKVTTPGQKKLYRIIDKENGKAEGDYITMYDEDPTHEERLKMFHPVHTFVSKFVTNFEARDLHKKVIENGQIVYEIPELSKVRQYAHDNLDLLWEEYKRSLNPEEYPVDLSQKCWDNKMRNIQEIKEMEHHFIDQNGGRY; encoded by the coding sequence ATGAAAAAACATTATCCAGATGACGGTTTAGCATTACATACTGACTTATATCAAATAAATATGGTGGAAGCCTATTGGGCAGATAATATGCATGAGCGAAAAGCGGTGTTTGAATTATTCTTCCGTAAACTTCCATTTGGCAATGGCTATGGCATTTTTGCTGGTTTGGAAAGATGTCTTGATTATTTGCGGAATTTTCATTTTACCGATAGTGATTTAGCTTACTTACAAGATGAGCTTGGATATAGAGAAGATTTTATAGCGTATTTGCGTACTGTTCGTTTCACTGGAAATGTGTATTCGATGGTTGAAGGGGAGCTTGTTTTCCCAAATGAACCAATTATTAGAATTGAGTCGACGCTTGCGGAGGCGCAATTGGTAGAAACGGCCTTACTTAATATCGTCAATTATCAAACGTTAATAGCGACTAAAGGATCTCGTATCAAACAGGTGATAAAAGATGAGGTCGCAATGGAATTTGGTTCTAGACGTGCACAAGAAATGGATGCGGCCATTTGGGGAACTAGAGCTGCATACATAGGTGGAATAGATGGAACTAGTAATGTTCGTGCAGGGAAAATGTTTGGGATTCCTGTGACGGGTACGCATGCTCATTCGTTAGTACAAGCCTATAAAGATGAATATGAAGCTTTTCATTCGTATGCGAAGCGCCATAAAGATTGCGTATTTTTAGTGGATACATATAATACATTGAAAACGGGAGTACCTACAGCGATAAAAGTAGCAAAAGAGCTTGGCGATAAGATTAACTTTATCGGTATCCGTCTAGATTCAGGTGATATTTCGTTTTTATCGAAGGAAGCAAGAAAAATGTTAGATAAAGCCGGTTTCCATGATGCAAAAATTGTTGTTTCCAATGATTTAGATGAATATACGATTCTAAACCTAAAAGCACAGGGGGCCAAGGTTGATAGCTGGGGTATCGGGACGAAACTAATCACAGCGTATGATCAGCCGGCACTTGGAGCTGTATATAAAATTGTTTCGATAGAAAATGAAGCTGGGGTAATGGAAGATACGATTAAGATTTCTTCCACTACTGAAAAAGTTACGACTCCTGGTCAGAAAAAACTATATCGAATTATCGATAAAGAAAATGGCAAAGCAGAAGGCGACTATATCACGATGTATGATGAAGATCCTACGCATGAGGAACGTTTAAAGATGTTCCATCCAGTGCATACATTTGTCTCTAAATTTGTGACTAATTTTGAAGCAAGGGATTTACATAAAAAAGTGATAGAAAATGGTCAAATAGTCTACGAAATCCCTGAGTTATCTAAGGTTCGTCAATATGCGCATGATAACCTTGATTTGTTGTGGGAGGAGTATAAACGCTCTTTAAATCCAGAGGAGTATCCAGTGGATTTAAGTCAAAAATGTTGGGATAATAAAATGCGTAATATTCAAGAGATTAAAGAGATGGAACATCATTTTATTGATCAAAATGGAGGTAGGTATTAA